A section of the Triticum dicoccoides isolate Atlit2015 ecotype Zavitan chromosome 7A, WEW_v2.0, whole genome shotgun sequence genome encodes:
- the LOC119331859 gene encoding uncharacterized protein LOC119331859 translates to MPIALESGALLGRGVPAACAGSSSAGQGSSSQAEAVHLEESEESEGEVQSSLRGPFDTMDALQEALPRRRESSKIYNAKPSSLASARDVVLSPQSSKGLANPENPSPKKRKGPLPFSIDQNESQSKELNPVAVGDINNSPTKCRMLSSPAATSSSPSKSRKKDEHECCTHMPCHNLQREFSDMNVFSSPPVGLQTRPISVSTAGQQDVGASTDVVSPREKRRKN, encoded by the exons ATGCCGATCGCGCTGGAGAGCGGCGCCCTGCTCGGCCGCGGGGTGCCGGCGGCGTGCGCCGGCTCCTCTTCGGCTGGGCAGGGCAGCAGCAGCCAGGCGGAGGCCGTGCACCTCGAGGAGTCGGAGGAGAGCGAGGGGGAGGTGCAGAGCTCGCTCAGAGGCCCCTTCGACACCATGGACGCGCTCCAGGAAGCCCTGCCCCGCAG GAGAGAGTCGTCCAAAATCTACAATGCCAAGCCCAGTTCTTTGGCAAGTGCTCGGGATGTTGTGCTCTCACCTCAATCATCAAAAGGGCTTGCTAATCCTGAAAACCCCTCCCCTAAGAAGCGCAAGGGTCCTCTGCCATTCAGCATCGACCAGAATGAGTCGCAGAGCAAAGAGCTGAACCCTGTTGCTGTTGGGGATATCAACAACAGCCCAACGAAGTGCAGGATGCTATCGTCTCCAGCTGCTACAAGCAGTTCTCCATCAAAGAGCAGGAAAAAAGATGAGCATGAGTGCTGTACCCACATGCCTTGCCATAACCTGCAGAGAGAATTCAGTGACATGAATGTCTTTTCTTCTCCACCTGTTGGCCTTCAAACACGACCGATCTCAGTGTCAACCGCTGGTCAGCAAGATGTGGGGGCGTCAACTGATGTGGTTTCTCCCAGGGAAAAGCGCAGGAAGAATTAA